ACCGTCCGGCCGGGCGTACAGGCGAAACACGTAGGCCTCGGGCGAGAGCATCGCGCGCACGTCCTCGGGCAGCGCGTCTTCGCGGTCGAGCGCGAATTCCCCCAGCCGGGCGGGAATGCGCGCCGGCTGGAACTCGTGCAGGTTGCGCGCGCGCGCCCGCGCCCAGGCGAAGCTCAAGAGCGGCAGCGAGAGGCACACCAGCACGAGCGCGAGCGAGGCGGAGCGCTTCACCGCAGCCCCCGCGCGACCGCGAGCAGCGCCAGCGCACCGAGCGCGAACGTGGCCAAGCCGAAGCTCTCGTGCAGCGCGCCCTGCGCCCACGACTCACCGAAGCGAGTCACGAGCCATACCGTCAGAATCACGCGCGCGATGTTGCCCCCGACCGCGAGCGGCACCACGCTGGCCACGATCGCGGCGCGCCGCCACACGCCGCGCGCGGCGAACGTCGCCACCACCACGGCCAGCGGGAAGAGAGTCACGATCGAGCGCAAGCCCGAACACGCGTTCGCGACGAACAGCTCGTGACCGGGCACGAACAGCCGGCTGCCCTGACTCGCGACCGCTACGCCGCCCAGCTGGAGCAGCGCGACCGACGTCTGGATCACCAGGGCTTTCAGCGCCAGCAGCAAGCCTTCCAGAAGAAAGTCCGGAGGCGGAATCATGAAGGCGAGAAAGCCGATCGGCAGCGCGAGCGCGCGCAGCAACGCCTGGCCGCCGAGCGCGTATGCCGTCGCAGCGAACAGCGCGAGCACGCCCACCCCGGCGACCGTCCCGCTGTCGGCCAGGACCCCCAGCGACTCGAGGGCTGCCGCCGCGAACACCCACAGCGGGCCCCAGCGCGGCACTTCCCCGAGCTGTATTGCGTGGCGAATCTGCGGCCTGCGAGCGAGGCAAAGTGCCGCGCTCGAAGCTGGAACGAGGTAGCCGTATCCCAGGTACTCGGAGCCACTCCAGACGAACGAGAGCAGCCGCAGCCCGGGAACCACCGCCAGAGCCAGGACCGCGAGGCAGGCGAGGCGCAGCGCAGGGACCGCTGCGTCTATCTCCGTGGATCGCTCTGCCACCCCTCCGCCATCGGCGCCGGCCGCGCCGCGCTTGGGTTGTGGCCGGGATCGTAGCCCGATGAGCGCCCGGGCACCCGAGGGTGACGAACCGCCAAAAAGCGGTAGCCGATCGGTCATAGTTGCCGGTGACGCGATCACGGGCCGCACGGGCATGGTGCCCGCGCGATCAGCCAATCGCGCGGGTAGGGTGCCAGCGCGATTACTGGTCGGGGGAAGTGGTATGGCGGTTGCTAATATCGCGATCCGAGGGCCCGGGAGGCGCCGGCGATGCGCGACGAACTAGAGACGGAGGGCGGACCCGAAGAGCCCGACTCCCAGGAGTTCGACCTGCGCCCGATCCTCGAGTTCCTGCGGCGGCGCCGGCTGATGGTCGCGCTGATCGCCGTTCCGTTGCTGATTCCCGCCACCATCTTCCCGTTCACGCTGAAGCACTTCTACCAGGCGACCGCGACCGTCGCGATGGAAGCCACGCCCAAGGTGCTCGACTTCGGCGGAGACCCGCTGCCAGGCCAGCTGGCCGATCGCACCGGCGCCGCGCTCGCCGACTCGATGACTACGCTCGTGTACTCCGACGCGGTGCTGGGTCAGGTCGTCGACCTCCTGCCCGCGGGCAACAACATTCTGAAGCGCAACGTGCTCGACTTCGCCAAGGCGGTGATCCGCGGCGAAGACAT
The sequence above is drawn from the Myxococcota bacterium genome and encodes:
- a CDS encoding exosortase/archaeosortase family protein — protein: MPVRPVIASPATMTDRLPLFGGSSPSGARALIGLRSRPQPKRGAAGADGGGVAERSTEIDAAVPALRLACLAVLALAVVPGLRLLSFVWSGSEYLGYGYLVPASSAALCLARRPQIRHAIQLGEVPRWGPLWVFAAAALESLGVLADSGTVAGVGVLALFAATAYALGGQALLRALALPIGFLAFMIPPPDFLLEGLLLALKALVIQTSVALLQLGGVAVASQGSRLFVPGHELFVANACSGLRSIVTLFPLAVVVATFAARGVWRRAAIVASVVPLAVGGNIARVILTVWLVTRFGESWAQGALHESFGLATFALGALALLAVARGLR